GGTAATGTCTATATTAAGAAAGTAATGATATTACCTGAGGTCAAGATTACTGATAAAAAAATAGATTATGACGGAGTAGTGTTTATAAGGGGCGATGTGCATGCCGGAAGTGAGATACGCGCTACGGGCGATATTATTATTGGCGGGCATATGGAAAGCTCTGATATAGAGAGTAAGTGCAATGTCATAATCGCAGGCGGTGCTACCTGTCCAACAAAAGGAAGTATTGTGGCAGGAGGCGATGTTACAGCCAAATTTTTTGATGGAGTAACTATAAAAGGACATAACATTTCGTCCAATTACTTTATAAACTGCAAGATTGAAGCCAAGGGCATGCTCAAAACCTTTGGCAGACAAGGAGTTATTTATGGCGGAACCGCATATAGTCTCGAGGGAATAGAATCTGCAGAAATTGGTAATGTTTCAGGAGCCAGAACGACGATCACACTTGGTGCCAATACTGCGCTTTTGGCAGAATATAGTAACCTTCAGAAACAGATCAGCAGAGAGGCGGAGAACCTTAAGAATCTGATCATACAGAGGGATAAATTACAGGAACTTGGTTCGGGTAATCCGCAGATCATGCAGCTAAAGATAAAGGTAAATGCAGCAATAGCAATCAAACAGCAGGCAATCAAGAATCTGGCTGACAAGAAACAGAAACTTGACAGTGATGTAGAAAAAGGCGAAAAAGCTATGGCTGTAGTCACAGAACAAATTTTTGCCGGCACTATAATCATTATAGAAGGTCTTGCACTCAAAATAACTGAAGATAGAAAAACTATTGATAAAATTGTTTTTAGAACTGACCCCAAAAAAGAAAAAATACTAGTATTTTAAAATGCAAAAGATGTTTTTTTAAACTTTGAAAAGGTCCATAAAGCCCCATTTTATCTTGCACAAATGGACATACTTTTCTATAATAAAAGATGATTGCTTCTGGGGGTTTTAAATATGAATATTAAGGAATTACTTAAAGAAATTCTTCTTAAGGACAAAGCTTTTATCCATTTGCCGTTTGGAAATGGCAAATATGATATCTATGAGTCTGTTGTGGTCATGTGGATCATAATGGCTATACTTTTTATTGCTCTTTTAATTCTTACCCGCGATTTTAAAGTACATAATATTTCCAAAAGACAGGCTGCTATTGAATCTTTCGTGGTCTGGATAAGGAAAATAATTGGAGGATCTCTAGGTGAAAAGGGAGAGAGATACACTGACTACATAGTCAGCATACTGATTTTCCTTGGAGCGGCTAATATGATTGGCCTTCTGGGATTTATTCCTCCTACAATGGATATAAATGTTACAGCAGCTCTTGCTTTTATGAGTATTGTGCTTGTGGAGGTCGCTGCTATAAGAGAGAAGGGTGCTAAGGGATGGCTTAA
The sequence above is a segment of the Butyrivibrio proteoclasticus B316 genome. Coding sequences within it:
- a CDS encoding F0F1 ATP synthase subunit A, whose amino-acid sequence is MNIKELLKEILLKDKAFIHLPFGNGKYDIYESVVVMWIIMAILFIALLILTRDFKVHNISKRQAAIESFVVWIRKIIGGSLGEKGERYTDYIVSILIFLGAANMIGLLGFIPPTMDINVTAALAFMSIVLVEVAAIREKGAKGWLKGFAKPMAIVLPMNIMELAIRPLSLCMRLFGNIIGATVIMELIKMVLPAVLPVPFCLYFDIFDGLIQAYVFVFLTSLYINEAVE